The following proteins are co-located in the Candidatus Binataceae bacterium genome:
- a CDS encoding isocitrate/isopropylmalate family dehydrogenase, with translation MKYTEGAFRDWGYALTKREFAGKAIGWDDCNGKPPPGQILIKDNIADITLQQILTRPDEFDVVATMNLNGDYLSDALAAQVGGIGIAPGANINYVTGHGVFEATHGTAPKYADQDKVNPGSVILSGVLMLEHMGWQEAADGIIRGLEKTIANKTVTYDFERLMTGAKILKCSEFGKAIVDNM, from the coding sequence CATGAAGTACACCGAGGGCGCGTTCCGCGATTGGGGCTACGCGCTGACCAAGCGCGAGTTCGCGGGCAAGGCGATCGGATGGGACGATTGCAATGGCAAGCCGCCGCCGGGCCAGATCCTGATCAAAGACAATATCGCCGACATTACGCTGCAGCAGATTCTCACTCGCCCCGACGAGTTCGACGTGGTCGCGACGATGAACCTGAACGGCGACTACCTGTCGGACGCGCTCGCGGCGCAGGTCGGCGGAATCGGAATCGCGCCGGGCGCGAATATCAACTACGTCACCGGCCATGGCGTGTTCGAGGCGACGCACGGCACCGCGCCCAAGTACGCCGATCAGGACAAGGTGAATCCGGGCTCGGTAATCCTGTCGGGTGTGCTGATGCTCGAGCACATGGGATGGCAGGAGGCGGCCGACGGAATCATCCGCGGACTGGAAAAGACCATCGCCAACAAGACCGTGACCTACGATTTCGAGCGCCTGATGACCGGAGCGAAGATCCTGAAGTGCTCGGAGTTCGGGAAAGCAATCGTGGACAACATGTAG